The following are from one region of the Tenacibaculum dicentrarchi genome:
- a CDS encoding NAD(P)H-dependent glycerol-3-phosphate dehydrogenase: protein MNKQTKIAVLGGGSWATAIVKMLSENLENIGWYMRSIYAIEHIKRNKHNPNYLSSAEFNTKQLDLSDDMNYIVENYDILIFAIPSAFLKTALDKLSISLKDKIIFSAIKGIVPETGLIVGEHFHENYNIPYQNIGVLTGPCHAEEVAMERLSYLTIACQDEKKAEYLSQFIASRYIKIKISDDIIGTEYAAMLKNIYAIAAGIAHGLGYGDNFQAVLMSNAIREMKRFIEKVDKMNRNINDSAYLGDLLVTGYSVFSRNRLFGNMIGKGYTVKSAMLEMSMVAEGYYATKSAYEINQKIDANTPIIQAVYNVLYGKKEAKDEFLKLTNRLD from the coding sequence ATGAATAAGCAAACTAAAATAGCTGTTTTAGGTGGTGGAAGTTGGGCTACAGCCATTGTAAAAATGTTATCTGAAAATTTAGAAAATATCGGATGGTACATGCGTAGTATATATGCTATTGAGCATATAAAAAGAAACAAACACAATCCTAATTATTTAAGCTCCGCAGAATTTAATACCAAGCAGTTAGATTTGTCTGATGATATGAATTATATCGTTGAAAATTATGATATCTTAATTTTTGCAATTCCTTCTGCATTTTTAAAAACAGCATTAGATAAATTATCAATTTCACTAAAAGATAAAATAATTTTTTCAGCTATTAAAGGTATTGTACCCGAAACAGGTTTAATTGTAGGTGAACATTTTCATGAAAATTATAATATCCCTTATCAAAATATAGGAGTTCTTACAGGTCCTTGTCATGCAGAAGAAGTTGCTATGGAGCGCCTATCATACTTAACAATTGCTTGTCAAGATGAAAAAAAAGCAGAGTATTTAAGCCAATTTATTGCGAGTCGTTATATCAAAATAAAAATTTCTGATGATATTATTGGTACAGAATACGCCGCAATGTTAAAAAATATTTATGCCATCGCAGCAGGTATTGCACATGGTTTAGGATATGGAGATAATTTTCAGGCAGTATTAATGAGTAATGCCATTCGTGAAATGAAACGATTTATCGAAAAGGTTGATAAAATGAATCGAAACATTAATGATTCGGCTTATTTAGGTGATTTATTAGTTACAGGGTATTCGGTTTTTAGTAGAAATAGATTATTTGGAAATATGATTGGTAAAGGCTATACTGTAAAATCGGCAATGTTAGAAATGAGTATGGTTGCCGAAGGATATTATGCTACAAAAAGTGCCTACGAAATAAATCAAAAAATTGATGCTAATACACCTATTATACAAGCAGTATATAATGTGTTATATGGTAAAAAAGAAGCGAAAGATGAATTTTTGAAGTTAACAAATAGATTAGATTAG